The genomic window atcataaaagtaattaaggccttctgaagtgaagcgatgggtttttgtacaaaaaatatccatatttaaaactttattcacTATAATAGCTTCCAGCAGACGGCCGTACACATTGATTTGTGGCagaagagtaacctctgacaCAACGCATTATGCAATGACGTACgcggaagcacagaggatagagcaaaacaaaacaccggtcacgaattagaaatctaaaatgataatttttaaagagaaatgtaggagaatttcaatataagagaagaggagcttgagtttgttgcccagccctatgtGTTTAAACCGCGAGAGGCGTCAAAGCTTACGTTACTCCTACATCCTCTGTCACAAATCGCGTCAaggggttactcatttggcgcaaaTCGACTTGCGTAGTATGGTCGTCCGCCGGAAGCAAGTTCTTTGAATTTCTaaagttttaaattttaaaaaatgcatcgcttcgctttaaaaggcctttattaaccccctggagccatatggatgattttttataatggatggatgaatttttttgggcttcaaaatctgcCCCCctttcacaaccattataaagcttgaaagagcaaggatatttttaaatagatctCCGATTATGTCTGAAAGAACAccacctaggatggtttgagggtgagtaaatcatgtgataattttcatttttgggtgaactaaccctttaagtttgggATATCCCTCACTGTTTATTATTTCTCAGATTGGCGTTACCTGTATTTCTGTTTGGTTAGCTCCCGTTCCAGTGGAGTTAACTGCTGGATGGTAGGACTAAGACGGGTCCTGGACTTCCTCACCTCATTGCCTCCGAAAAACCATCTTTTCTGTTCACAAGCACATTAAATTAGCTTTAATAACTGTGGAAAATTGCATTTCCCAAGGTTGaactataatattttttttgtttgtttttttaaccaaaaaataaTAAGCATTTTACATAGAATGCCTTATGGAGCTGTTCACAAAGCTCTAATTTGTATTAATAATTACTCAATTGCATTGTGTTTGTAAACTAGAGAAACATGTTGGAGTTTGCTGCCATTCCAAGGCATTTATTGGTTTACGATCTAGTGCACAATTATCAGAGTTGCTTTGCCCTTTGAAACATCAATATAATCTTATCAATATCATGTTGGGCTGTCAGACCTTTCCACTGAAACATCTGTTTGGGAATTCTCTGATGGAGACCTGGTCCACCCGCTTCATAAACCAATAGGGAAGCCTCTCCTCCAGATGAGTGTGAAGTTCAATCTGTGGAGCAGATTGACAGTAAGCCATTGTTTGTATGGagaaatgttttattctttttattaggACACAATATTAAGAGTTGTGTGGAATCACCTGCATTGCAATCCTCTTTAAACATGCGTTTGTCTGAACCTCTGCTATGTCACCAACAGCCAAACCGATCTAAACTCAAAATACATTGAGTTTGATTGCAATCTGACATACTGGACTGttgttatatatttaattcagaCCATGTGTTTTCTTTTGGACTTACCAAGAGGTTCATGAGAAGAATAGGCACGAGTAAGACAAACCAAATAAAGATGGCCAAAGTCAAGTTTGGAAAAGGAAGGTCTCCTTGCAGGTAGGGTTTCAAGAAATTGTCCTGGTAGTTGATTTCTCCAACCATCATGACAAAGGTTTGCAGCAGTGACAGGAACATCCTTCCAAAATGTTgctgtaaaataaattcatattttaaattgagctttaAAGCATTAAAGCTAGTTTtcctaaatctgtgttagtcaTATTAATCATTTTACGTCATATACTCACCTGTTCGATCATCAAGGCGTAGAAGGATAAGGCAAATCCCAATATCAAGTAGAAGAACAACACGATAATGCTCAGCAGTGTCTGTGAGATCTCCCGAAACATTACCACGTATATACCAATCCGTTCAAACCTACAACCATGAGAGATTACAGATGATAAGTCCTTAAAATGTTATGAAATGCTTCTGTTACATAATTCTGTTCTGTGGATGTATTGTCATTCAGTTCAATACCGCTGAAGATAGAGGAGGAGATTCATCCAGGAGGCCAGAGCTGCCAGTGCTCCAGCCTGCCAGTGCCAGGAACTCTTCGAGTTCATCAGCAACGGCACCACGAACACCAGAGAACAGATCGCAGCGGACCAGTCCATGTAGTTAGAAAAATCTCGCAAATAATTCATCCGCTTCCAAAGGCAAGCCACAGTTCAAATGATTAGGCATACTTAAACTTTCAAGATACAAATCTTTTGAAATGGATAGAATGGAGAGATTTAAGTCCAGttcattattcatttttataactGTCAATAGTATGTATGCACAGTATGACGCTGTGAGATTTTTTGTACAGTATTGTGTTGGTGGTCTTAGAGATTATAATGCATATAATCGAGATCATCTGTGCAtgggaaaatatataaaaaattaagttgGTTGCAAGCATTTATTGGTTTGATCAGTATTTATCTACATATGAGCCTTCCTGACAGAATCCCTCACAGGCTGCAACTGTTTAGGACCATTTATTTCTGAGTTTATTTGGCTTAATACAGGTAAGGTTGGCAATATTAAGTGCAGCGTAAACAAACCTGTTGAAACATTTGCAGGATCTCTTTCCCAACTGCATACATGTTCATGGCAAGAACCAGGAGCATGCATGTTGTTGTTATATAGGACTGCTGTGTAAAGCAAAGAGAATTTgcttcagttttttttcttgaagCATACAGTACTACATATTACACctacattttttgatgaattccCTTAATATACCTTGTACAAGGACGTGCAGACCATGTTGACTGATGTGACATTTCTTGCAGTGACCAATGTGGGCTTCAGGTTCACAATGAGATAAGTTAAAGGAAACACCCCCAGCGCATACACAGTCATATTGAGCAGATGTGCTTTGATCCCATAGGCACTCCTGTAGAAAAAAGGGTTACAAAAGCTCAGGATGTTTGTTGAGACATCAAACATGCCAAATTCAGGTTTTAGCAATAGGTAACTCACCATTTCATCTCCAAATATTTCTTGCAGACTGGATGTTTCAGCAAGCTGACATGATTAAATTTCACCATAGCCTGTAGGGGAGACGGTTTCTGAACATGCCCATTCACAAtgaactaatatatatatatatatatatatatatatatatatatatatatatatatagtactgtgcaaaagtcttaggccaccaccagctttgttgttttagcaatgctTTAATTATCATccacatttatttttcagtctctttattatgatacaaacagaaaatgtaaaaaaaaaaaaatctgaacaaaattatttcttcaatcaaaaatcagtatttagtgTGACCTCTTGTCACATGTCTCCTGGACTTCCATTTTCTCAAATAAGAAACTCTGAGAAAaaagttttcttggccttccagtCCTTTTCAGTTCCTTTTGCTATTGCTCAAGTGTAAGGGGAGTTTACTATATAATTCCCACTTTAGCctataaaagctgttttttgtataaaaaaaaaaaaatcagttttttaaatattgcatACACATCTGGTTATGttctaataaagagactgataactaattatatatggtcattttatcattgctaaaacaacatctaatggtggCAAAGACCATTAtacacagtactgtatatatgtataccTACATTTAGTGCACTGAGAGGTTTGTACGTGTTGTCTTTTTCCATGCCATCTTTTTTAAGATTTTGCAATGGATGCTGAAGCCACCTGAAGTTGTACTCAATCTGGTGAACATACAAGGTGTTAGTTGAAGAGGACTGATGTTACTTTAAACATTCGATACGAACGGAAACTTACATAGTAATTGGTGCTGTTCACATCTTCCTCTGATTCCCTTATGCAAGTGTCTAGAAGATGCTGGGGAAATTGCATTATTTTGCTGGTTAGCATGTTAACCCTTCAATTGAAATGTCAGGCTTAAGCAACAGTAAAAACTCTTACTTTAAAGGACTCTGGAAGAAACTCAATCATGTCCATGACAATGCAGCGTTTTATTGAGTTTGGTTTATACGATGTCATCACTTCTTCACATCTGTATTCAACAAAGATGAGATACTGTAAATGAAGAAACTGGAAAAGACATTtctaacatttataaaaatggTCAAGCTGACCTGTCACTCTCAATCACGGTGTTGGTGACCTCCTTCCTCCCATTATGTACAGCCTCGTGCAAGAAAGTGGCATCATTCTTATTGAGGATGATCTTGGCCCCTTTGTATAACAGAAGTCTTACAGCTGCCACATGACCTGCTCTGGCAGCCAGATGCAATGCTGTGTTCTAAAGAGATTCAGAGCAACATGATCAATAATATATTCAATGTAAGTGTTCCCAAAatcatgtttaaaatgtttttgaaagaagtcaatTATGCACTCCATTCTGATTCATTctgaaaaacagtaatattttgaaatattattacagtttaaagtaattgttttctatttgaatatattttaaaatgtaatttattcctgtgatggaaagctgaattttcagcagccattactctagtcttcagtttcacatgatccttcagaaatcacaaAAGGATAAACCAAATACTtcaatattatgaaatattacaatttttgaTTCAGCCTCATTCACTGCTACTAAAATAgttaaagaaacaaaatattttaaaaatgctaaattaagggattagttcacttcagaattaaaattgtgCAGATaatctgataatttactcacccccatgtcatccaagacatttatgtctttctttcttcagctgaaaagaaattaaggtttttgaggaaaacattccaggatttttccccatatagtggacttcaatggcctccaaaaggtttgaaggtccaaatgacagtttcactgtagcttcaaagggctctacatgatcccagacaaggaataagggtcttatctagtgaaacaaacagttattttttattttatacaatattttttttcaggattatttgatgaatagaaagttcaaaagaacagtgtttatctgaaatctaatcttttgtaacattataaatgtctttactgccacttttgattgatttaatgcatccttgctgaataaaagtattcatttctttaatttcttttcaaaaaaataaaaataaaaattcttactgaccctaaacttttgaacggtagtgtataatgctacagaagctttgtatttcagataaatgctgttcttttgaactttctattcatcaaggaatcctgaaaaaaaagtacacaactgttttcaacattgaaaataatcataaatgtttattgagcagcaaatcagcatattagaatgatttctgaaggatcatgtgacactgaagactggagtaacgatgctgaaaattcagctttccatcacaggaataaattactttgtcaaatatatttaaatagtgcacagttattttaaattgtaataatatttcacaatattactgtttttttactgtatttttaattaaataaatgtagccttggtgagcagacgaaacttcttttaaaaacattaaaaatcttagtggtcccaaacttttggactgtactgtgtatatatatatatatatatatatatatatatatatatatatatatatatatatactttttaaccataaatgcttgtcttgctctagctctgcgatgtgccacgcattataaagactaagtcaaacggcctttacaaaaaaataaggtaaaacaatgatgtcgggCAATTTTAAAGTTGGAAGAAAAAAAGTgtgatggagtttttcgccctaacGCGGTatttccgcctacgtcacacgtgacctttctaatgtgattatgtaatgcgtggcgcatcgcagagctagtgcaagacaagcatttgtggttaaaaagtatataatttttaattttttaaagaaaatgaacaattgttttgctagataagacccttattcctcgtctgggatcgtgtaaagccctttgaagctgcactgaaactgcaatttggaccttcaaaccattggtagccattgaagtccattatatggagaaaaatcctggaatgttttcctcaaaaaccttaatttcttttcgactgaagaaagaaagacataaaaatcttagatgacatgggggtgagtaaattatcagaaaattttaattctaaagtgaactaatcctttaaagataATGGTCTCTGACTTTTGGACACCAGTGAACTTTATAAAAAATGAGTAGCTATGACCAAATTGTGTCATAAGTGTTTGAGCAAATTAGACAGACTACCCCATCTCCATCGGTTTTGTTTAGAAGTTTGATGTTAGATGTCAGCAAAGTGTCCATGGTCTGAGTGTATCCTTCAGATGCAGCATGATGCAGACAAGACCATCCTCTATAGtcactaaacaaaaatatacatgaCAATAGTATAGTTTTATGTTGTTCATTAGGATCATGTTGAAACAGTGTAAAGCAGGGCTGTTGTTGAATTCGATTTTACTCTGGACAAAAAGTGAACTGTGCAATCACTTGTACCTGTGAAACAGCGCCCCCTTGCGCAGAAGAAGCTCAACTACTTTAACGTGACCTCCACGAGAGGCCATATGCAGAGGTGTCAGTCCTTTTTCATCCCCCTCATTCAGCAGTCTGGTGTCTGTCACCATCTCCAGAAGCCTGTGGCACGTGTTGATCCTCCCAAATCTCAACAGATACAGAAAACGACGCACATAACTACAAGTATTATACTGTATGTAAATGCAGCTTTCCTTAAATTTGCTCAGAAGATTGGCAAATACTGTTGTCTTATTGCCATTTCTGAATCTCACAATGACAACAGACTTACTCGGCCGCAAAATGAAGCGCAGATTTCTTCTGTTTGGACTTTTGGTCCAGCGAGACCTCTAATCCCAGCATGTTCTTCACAGACTCTGGTATTCCCAGTCTACAGGCGTAATGGAGGGGAGTACAGCCCTCAGTATCCTCATCATTGAGGAGCTCTCTCACACTCTCGTGCTGTGGATAAACCAAAAGAGCCTTTCGGTGAACTTCACACAGTCTTCAAGCTCTTTTTAGTGACACTAACAGTAGAGGGCAGCAGTGACTTTTTGTTTAGGATCCCTATAAGGAAGCTGTGGGAATGAGAACTACAGTGACAGATGGGTACAGTCTCGTAAAGCCCTGTACGTTTTACCTGCAGTACCTCTGTAGGCAGGTTTTTCAGACCCCTGGGCTGCAGGATGGCCAGATGCAGGAAGTTGCATCCAGATGTGTCTTTTTTCTTCAGATCAGCccctaaaaaacaaacagattcCTCAGTTTGTAAGCATTATTCTTATTTAGACTATTATACTAAATAATATTGTTAGACAGTAGTTCTAAACCAGGGGCCGGGCCCCACTAGGGGACCTCcgattaaatattaaacaaaggAAAGGGCCGTCGAATATTGTTGTCTACTTGGAGTCTAAAGGGGAAGGGTGAGAACCACTGGAATaatatatagtaataataatttttagggctgggttaaaaatagcCGACAGATTTCTctattttaatcgattctcattttgatGAACCGATACTGATTCTTAAATTCTGAGAAACAATATTTTGGTCTATGCTGTTTTCAGCTTATGAATGAAAACTCCCATCCAATTAATCACaataagctttgtgctttgttacttttgatatgaaataaagtctcagatttaaaattctgtcaagtttgttacaaaattcaaacaataaacacTGTTTTGGTGCTCTTTAATATGGTGAATCAGATCactgtagtgcctcagttcaagcaaAGACGAAAACGAAATCATCACTTCCACTGTACTACTAGATACagcacgaaataaacatgaataaacatcagaaaatatgttgaaagatacagtacaacttaccgaaatccgtatcatgtttCATGTagtcgctcaatcagtgtttcaactcagaataaaacagtttgtaatctgttttattttatttcattgtagTTTTACTTAACcttttcttcaatatttaatgtatgtttgaataaaacccaaatgtttttatgacagccactatttaaatgtttatatttcaaagtagaaacataaatatgtcatttaaaaagttattaCTATAATGTTGGTAATATAAAAAACTAAGTAGCCTATataaattagttaattttaaGCTTTAATTTTATGTAATGTACCAACTggggttccctgtatagtttacagcattagttgagagatacTCTATTGATACATACCCCAGTTAATGAATATTGAATCAAAATCTGAACTAATTCGAACCACATGCTTGTGAGTCGAAATACCGAGccattattgttgttattattattataaatgataatgaaatactgtattattaatattcatttattaaggTTACCATGGGAGAGGAGCAGATTGACAGTTCGCCATGCTCCGCAACTTGTTGCCAGAAGGAGTGGAGAATGGCCTTTGCAGTCAACAAAGTCTATGTCAGCACCCTGAAACAATAATGTCTGGGTTTACAGTAACTGTCAGGATATCAAGTATAAGTAtagtttattcatttaacaACTGCACTTGCCATACCTGTGATATAAGGTACTCGGAGAGTTCAAAGTGATCAAAAATCGCTGCTctgcaaatgaaaaataaacaagaGGAGGTCAGTTATGTTAGTTTGTTTAGTCTTGTTTAGACTTGTTTAGTCTGTAAAGATGAAATACTTATGTAGAGGTGTCTGGTTGGCCCCATCAGTGATGTTGATAAGATCACACACTTTATGGTAAGCAGAGAGCATGACTTTAACAACCTCAGTGGCACCTTGACTACATGCAAAGTGGAGAGCAGTGGATTTATCACACTGTAACGAGAAAAAGATATGTTACAAATGGAAATATGCAATTAGAACTGATTCATGACAAGATTATCTTTTACCTGCTGCTGATCAATTTTTGCTCCATATGCAATGCAGAGTTTAATGATGTCGAGATTCCCTCCACGTACAGCCAGGTGGAGTGGACTGCTGCAAGATTTATCCACATAGTTTATATGGCTGTCAATGGACAGACCAACTTCTTCTCCTGTGAAAAATGAGAAATAcaagacactcgatttttaggCTCAAAGTACTAATATAATGTTTCACGTTCAGTGATACAACATCTCACCTTTCAGAAGAATGACCTCCATGGATTTCTTAGCTCCAGCAAAAGCAGCAGCATGAATTGCAAAATGTCCAAGTTTGTTCTGACGACAGAACTTTGCACCATGTTTGTACTGGAGGAGGGAGGTTacaatgattattattattaaattacattaaaaaacaatgGTGGGTGGGATTTCAAATATAAATCAACTTACCAATATGACCAGAGCCTCATGGTTATCCAAAGAGGCAGCTAAAATAACAGGGGTGTTTCCCATGTCTCCTTCCAGGTTCACATCAGTTTGTTTATGTGAGACAAGTTGCTATGTAAACCCAAAAGAATAATCATGTTATCTACATGGAGAGAATAAGTAATAGGCTATGTTTCTTCCAATGATTAGGAGCATTTGTGTTTGAAGATCCTATGTGCACAATGACCCACTTCTATCACAAAATTTTTGCCCAGGCTGACTGCCATATGTAGCGGTGCCAGCTGGCTGTTATTTAGGATGTTAGGATCTGCTCCCAGAGTCAGCAGCACAGAGCAGCTCCCTGGCTGGTCCTTCTGCACGGCCCAGTGAAGAGGTGTATTCCCTTCCTCATCCCTGGCATTGAGCTCTGCAgtgtcaacatttttttattttgttttatttacagcaacagatattttatttttttattttcattaattcaAGCTAAATGTCTGAAGGTGGTTCTGTTACCTTGCTGTCCAATGACCTGCACAATAAGTCTGATGATGCGAAAGTATCCCTTGGATGAGGCGTAGTGCAGTGGGCTGGCACCGATCTGGTCGCGTATGTCCAAGTACTTGGAGTGCTTCTCCAGAGCAACAGCGTTTCCTTGCTTAGCCCACTGAAACCAACAGATTTTAAAATTCAGCCATGAGGAACATTAGTCCACCTGCACAAGCTGTCATCTCACAATATCAGACAGGGGAAACTAAACCCAACTCAAATGCATGGCACAGAATTTTCTCTTTCTGaaaagttataaaatattttgttacattttatgtacGCGCTATccagaagcttgtttccaccacaaaataaaaaataaaaaacgtaattgcgactttttatctcacaattctgacttcttttctcagaattacgagatagcatgtaaactcgcaattcccAGTTATAATttaagaattgcgagatataaactcacacttgcgagaaataaagtcagaattgcaagttatgaactcacaattgcgagatataaacttttttcagaattgtgagataatggcaagttataaagtacaattattaggggaaaaagtcagatttttttctcacaattctgacttcataactcgcaattatgaatttatatcacgcaattctgactttataacacgcaattgtgacattatatcacgcaattcggactttataacacgcaattgtgacattatatcacgcaattcggactttataacacgcaattgtgacattatatcacgcaattcggactttataactcgcaattgtgaatttatatcacgcaattcggactttataactcgcaattgtgacattatatcacgcaattcggactttataacacgcaattgtgacattatatcacgcaattcggactttataactcgcaattgtgacattatatcacgcaattcggactttataacacgcaattgtgacattatatcacgcaattcggactttataactcgcaattgtgaatttatatcacgcaattctgactttataactcgcaattgtgacattatatcacgcaattctgactttataacatgcaattgtgactatatcacgcaactgCGACTTTATTTTTCAACGCGGAagttgttttctgtgaatgtgcgagTGAAACTGTAAAACAGTTTGCGCTACAAATCAGCGAgtttataattaaaacaatacattaaaataatatggtaagaaataccagtttgcaatatcgAGCAGCATAAAACGCcattttgtacagctaaaaataactggaaACGAAGGAGACAGGAAGCCGAAATTACaagaaattacaaaaaaaaaaaaagaaaaagaaaaaatacaaatgGCCACGCCCACTCTAACCTGAAAAAAAAGGTGgataccatttaaaagtttgaggtcagtagttttttgtttgtttgtttgtttgtttaaagaaattaacacttttgTTCATTAagctgcaaaataataataataataaataaatcctaaaaaaaaatgcatcacgttttccacaaaaatgttatgcagcacagaactgttttcaacacttgtaataataagaaatgtttcttgagctgcatGACTTATTTctgagggatcatgtgacactgaagtctgaagtaatggctgctgaaaattctggTTTTCcaatacagaaataaattacattttaaatttacattttatattaaaatggatTACAGACcgtttaaattgtaataatatttcacaattttactgtatttttcatcaaataattgCAATAATTTCATAAACATTGTAAACATTTAGTGACCCCAAACATTCTGAATAAATGAGTGAATTTAGATAAGCGGAGTACCTCAAACACATTTGCAGATATCTGGTTGCTCTCGTCCCCATCCATGACACTGTCGAATGACTGCTGTCTAGATTTTGACTCCATTTCGGAGATGTGTGTCATTTCTACACCTTTTTTAATCATCCTCCAAGTGGACCATGAAAAACAAGAGGAAAATTTGTCCTTTATTCTTATGATAttagcctttaaaaaaaaaaaaagaaaaaaagaatattgTCTGATTGCCTGAAGCTTCAAACAAAAGAGTAATTTTATGAAACATATAAGAACATCAGATATAAACAACACAAAAAGAAGATGACACTGAAGAGGCTTTTGATGAGGCCCATTCTTACCCATTTGGATTCTCCTCTATATTGGCTTGTATGTGGATTCTTTGCTATTAGTGAGAGGGTTTTTATAGTGTGGTTATATGTGTCCTGATTATCAGATTACACTAtttcacagagagagagagagggatagAGCCTTTACTATTTTTCTGATGCAACCAGCCGGTTCCTAATGAGACTTACTGGGCACTTAGAAAAGGGCAAATATGTATGTTTATGGATGCTGAGAATCAAGTTCCACTAGATACATTACATTATGATGTTTTATGTATGAGATGATATAATTGTGATTCTgtataatacatataataattatattttatttacatcaaCCTTCTTTTTTTCAGCTAATTCAATAAATGAAGCATTACTTGTGACATTTGTAATATCAATCAAGGATTTAGGAGTTAAAAGGTTACATATTAGCATCAGAGTGGTCCGTTTCAGGTCTAAGATCATTTCCTGTGGGGACTACAGAGGCATAAACCCCCAGATTGTGTTCATGGGCCATTACTGCTCATGTCCTCATGAAAAGCATTATTTATAAGCAGTGGGACTTATTGAAGCATCACACAATATTGTAGTGTCTCCATATAAAATATGCCAAAAACTTgttttattcaaacatttaatttggagcagaattattttagttattaccaTGTCTAATCTAATTACGAGCCTGTGACATTTAGTAACATGTAGATGtttgctttaaagggttagttcacctaaataTGAAAagtttgtcattaattactcaccgtcatgtcgttccaaacccgttcatcttcgaaacacaaatgaaaatttttgagctttctgtccctccatagacaactacacaattgcaactttgacgcttcatgttttttcattttaaagccaTATTGTAGGTTTCTGATATCTGTAATGAGTGGaagatatattttaaacatttaagcaACAGACAGATTGTAATTTCCTTTTCATGACTGCACATTTCTATgtatcatacattttaattacttTAGTTGATCAAAAGcagtccaaggaaggaacagtggagaaccggcgacagggtcatggggggccaaggctcattgatgcacgtggggagcgaaggctggcccgtgtggtccgatccaacagacgagctactgtagctcaaattgctcaagaagttaatgctggttctgatagaaaggtgtcagaatacactgtgtatcgcagtttgttgcgtatggggctgcataagaccagtcagggtgcccatgctgacccctgtccaccgccgaaagtgcACAacagtgagcatcagaactggaccacgaagcaatggaagaaggtggcctgatctgatgaatcatgttttcttttacatcacatggccaggtgtgtgtgcatctcttacctggggaacacattgGCACCaagatgcactatgggaagaaggcaagccggcggagacagtgtgatgctttgggcaatgttctgctgggaaacgttgggtcctgccatccatgtggatgttactttgacacgtaccacctacctaagcattgttgcagaccgtGTACACCCttcatggaaatggtattcTCTGGTGGCTgcggcctctttcagcaggataatgcgtcctgccacaaagcaaaaatggttcaggaatggtttgaggagcacaacaacgag from Megalobrama amblycephala isolate DHTTF-2021 linkage group LG17, ASM1881202v1, whole genome shotgun sequence includes these protein-coding regions:
- the trpa1a gene encoding transient receptor potential cation channel subfamily A member 1a, translating into MGKNGPHQKPLQCHLLFVLFISDVLICFIKLLFCLKLQAIRQYSFFLFFFLKANIIRIKDKFSSCFSWSTWRMIKKGVEMTHISEMESKSRQQSFDSVMDGDESNQISANVFEWAKQGNAVALEKHSKYLDIRDQIGASPLHYASSKGYFRIIRLIVQVIGQQELNARDEEGNTPLHWAVQKDQPGSCSVLLTLGADPNILNNSQLAPLHMAVSLGKNFVIEQLVSHKQTDVNLEGDMGNTPVILAASLDNHEALVILYKHGAKFCRQNKLGHFAIHAAAFAGAKKSMEVILLKGEEVGLSIDSHINYVDKSCSSPLHLAVRGGNLDIIKLCIAYGAKIDQQQCDKSTALHFACSQGATEVVKVMLSAYHKVCDLINITDGANQTPLHKAAIFDHFELSEYLISQGADIDFVDCKGHSPLLLATSCGAWRTVNLLLSHGADLKKKDTSGCNFLHLAILQPRGLKNLPTEVLQHESVRELLNDEDTEGCTPLHYACRLGIPESVKNMLGLEVSLDQKSKQKKSALHFAAEFGRINTCHRLLEMVTDTRLLNEGDEKGLTPLHMASRGGHVKVVELLLRKGALFHSDYRGWSCLHHAASEGYTQTMDTLLTSNIKLLNKTDGDGNTALHLAARAGHVAAVRLLLYKGAKIILNKNDATFLHEAVHNGRKEVTNTVIESDRCEEVMTSYKPNSIKRCIVMDMIEFLPESFKHLLDTCIRESEEDVNSTNYYIEYNFRWLQHPLQNLKKDGMEKDNTYKPLSALNAMVKFNHVSLLKHPVCKKYLEMKWSAYGIKAHLLNMTVYALGVFPLTYLIVNLKPTLVTARNVTSVNMVCTSLYKQSYITTTCMLLVLAMNMYAVGKEILQMFQQRMNYLRDFSNYMDWSAAICSLVFVVPLLMNSKSSWHWQAGALAALASWMNLLLYLQRFERIGIYVVMFREISQTLLSIIVLFFYLILGFALSFYALMIEQQHFGRMFLSLLQTFVMMVGEINYQDNFLKPYLQGDLPFPNLTLAIFIWFVLLVPILLMNLLIGLAVGDIAEVQTNACLKRIAMQIELHTHLEERLPYWFMKRVDQVSIREFPNRCFSGKKRWFFGGNEVRKSRTRLSPTIQQLTPLERELTKQKYRLKEISDTMEKQHSLLKLIVQKMEISSEAEEHDGPPVFQELKEKLLTRSKWGPLLRAVTARKKGLCSFAKTS